In Hemitrygon akajei chromosome 17, sHemAka1.3, whole genome shotgun sequence, one DNA window encodes the following:
- the snai3 gene encoding zinc finger protein SNAI3, with the protein MPRSFLIKKHCSTKKPNYSQLEIQNATVISPYLYEGLRFPLVPQPEVLTPIVCDPPRLWDRAPISPRMCLPPPLDAEIGTEMPFSSQPSLEISVKECVAVRGSNTPLRNTVNDLSLSLSKRTKRRERNNGTFKGDDEPEEKIFEVESAAEAVLEKFECFHCHKAYNTLSGLSKHRQLHCESQTTKYFNCKYCDKEYVSLGALKMHIRTHTLPCVCKICGKAFSRPWLLQGHIRTHTGEKPFACPHCSRAFADRSNLRAHLQTHSDVKRYHCKSCSKTFSRMSLLSKHEEAGCCPLS; encoded by the exons atgcCCCGTTCTTTCCTGATCAAGAAACACTGTAGCACCAAGAAACCTAACTACAGTCAACTGGAGATCCAGAATG ccacagttaTTTCACCATATTTATATGAGGGTTTGAGATTTCCACTGGTGCCACAGCCTGAAGTGCTCACTCCCATCGTTTGTGACCCGCCAAGACTGTGGGACAGGGCTCCTATCAGTCCCCGAATGTGTCTGCCCCCGCCCCTGGATGCTGAGATTGGAACAGAAATGCCCTTCAGTAGCCAACCAAGCCTAGAGATCAGTGTTAAGGAATGCGTCGCTGTCAGAGGCAGCAACACCCCACTAAGGAATACAGTGAATGACCTTAGCCTGTCCCTTTCCAAAAGaaccaagaggagagagagaaacaatggCACATTTAAAGGAGATGATGAACCGGAGGAAAAAATCTTTGAGGTTGAAAGTGCTGCTGAAGCAGTCCTGGAGAAGTTTGAGTGTTTCCATTGTCACAAGGCTTACAATACTTTATCTGGTCTCTCTAAACACAGACAGCTTCATTGTGAATCACAGACTACAAAATACTTTAATTGCAAGTATTGTGATAAGGAATATGTCAGTCTGGGTGCATTGAAGATGCACATAAGGACTCACACTCTGCCTTGTGTCTGCAaaatctgtggcaaagcattctcTAGACCGTGGCTCTTACAGGGGCACATCAGAACACATACTG gAGAGAAACCTTTTGCCTGTCCTCACTGCAGCAGGGCTTTTGCAGACCGCTCAAACCTCCGAGCACATCTGCAGACGCACTCTGATGTGAAAAGATATCACTGCAAGAGCTGCTCAAAGACCTTCTCTAGAATGTCTCTTCTTTCCAAACATGAGGAGGCTGGCTGCTGCCCCTTATCTTGA